The genomic DNA CGCGGTGTTTCGCGAAGAGGACAAGGGCGTGGGGCATTGGGAGGACTTTGGACATGCGCCAAAGTCTACGAGTGGCTAGGCGGACTGGACGGCGGTGATGGCGCGAAGGATCGATTCGCTCGTGGCCGGCGCCTTCAGCGGTGGATCGACCCGGTGGCCGCCGGCCGCCGACACGGCGTCGCGGATCGCGAAGAACACCGAGAACGGCAGCAGCAGCGGCGGCTCGCCCACGGCCTTGCTGCGGTGGATCGAGTCCTCGAAGTTCTGGCCTTCGAACAGGCGCACGTTGAAGACGGGCGGGCAGTCGTTGGCCGTGGGAATCTTGTAGGTGCTCGGCGCGTGCGTGGTGAGCTTGCCGCTTTGCGGATGCCACACCAGCTCCTCGGTCGTGAGCCAGCCCATGCCCTGGATGAAGGCGCCTTCGACCTGGCCGATGTCCACGGCCGGGTTCAGCGACTTGCCGGCGTCGTGCAGGATGTCGGCGCGCAGGAGCTTCCATTCGCCGGTGAGCGTGTCAACGATCACCTCGCTCACCGCCGCACCGTAGGCGTAGTAGTAGAAGGGGCGGCCCTGCATCCTGTCCTTGTCCCAGCTGAGGCCCGGCGTGGCATAGAAGCCGTCGGACCAGAGCTGCTTGCGGTCGAGGTAGGCCTCGCCCACCACGGTGCTGAAGGCCAGCGAGCGGCCGTTGACCTCGACCTTGTCATTGGCGAAGCGCACCTCGCTCGCCTTGCCGCCGTGGCGCTCGGCCGCACTCTCGGCCAGGCGCTCGCGGATCTGGCGTGCGGCATCCTGCGCGGCCTTGCCGTTGAGGTCGGCGCCGGTCGATGCGGCGGTGGCCGAGGTGTTGGCCACCTTGGTGGTGTCGGTCGCGGTGACGCGCACGCGCTCGAAGCTCACGCCCAGCTCGTGAGCCACCACCTGCGCCACCTTGGTGTTGAGGCCCTGCCCCATCTCGGTTCCGCCGTGGTTCACCAGGATCGAGCCGTCGGTGTACACATGCACCAGCGCGCCGGCCTGGTTGAAATGCTTGACGTTGAACGAGATGCCGAACTTGAGCGGCGCGAGCGCCAGGCCGCGCTTGAGCACCACGCTCTTCCGGTTGAAGGCCGCGATCTCTTCGCGCCGCGCACGGTAGCCGCTGCTGGCTTCGAGGTCGGCCACCAGTTCGTGGACGATGTTGTCGGTCACGGTCTGGCGGTACGGCGTGACGTTGTTCTGGTCCTTGCCGTAGAAGTTGACGCGTCGCACGTCGAGCGGATCGCGGCCCAGCGCGCGCGCCACCGAGTCCATGATGTTCTCGACGGCAATGGCGCCCTGCGGCCCGCCGAAG from Variovorax sp. V93 includes the following:
- the xdhB gene encoding xanthine dehydrogenase molybdopterin binding subunit, encoding MNKPIDARLLQPAEAFADYLKNTAARIDPVAEAIAHDLGARVGISRPHESAHLHVAGEATYIDDIPEITGTLHCALGLSPAANGRVTALSLDAIRAMPGVVAVLTADDIPGTNDCGSIVHDDPILLPVSEGGQIRYLGQPVFAVIAETREAARRAASKAKDAMTIEAQPPVLTPQEAHARGQYVVPPMHIVRSGGSANEGDEAAVRAAIAQAPHRHKSTLDVGGQEQFYLEGQISYAIPKEGGALHIHCSTQHPSEMQHLVAHALHLQSNEVHVECRRMGGGFGGKESQSALFACVAAIAARQLQRPVKLRLDRDDDFMVTGRRHCFWYEYEVGYDGEGRILGAEITMVSRAGHSADLSGPVMTRALCHFDNAYWLPNVAMHGFSGKTNTQSNTAFRGFGGPQGAIAVENIMDSVARALGRDPLDVRRVNFYGKDQNNVTPYRQTVTDNIVHELVADLEASSGYRARREEIAAFNRKSVVLKRGLALAPLKFGISFNVKHFNQAGALVHVYTDGSILVNHGGTEMGQGLNTKVAQVVAHELGVSFERVRVTATDTTKVANTSATAASTGADLNGKAAQDAARQIRERLAESAAERHGGKASEVRFANDKVEVNGRSLAFSTVVGEAYLDRKQLWSDGFYATPGLSWDKDRMQGRPFYYYAYGAAVSEVIVDTLTGEWKLLRADILHDAGKSLNPAVDIGQVEGAFIQGMGWLTTEELVWHPQSGKLTTHAPSTYKIPTANDCPPVFNVRLFEGQNFEDSIHRSKAVGEPPLLLPFSVFFAIRDAVSAAGGHRVDPPLKAPATSESILRAITAVQSA